In one window of Haloarcula halophila DNA:
- a CDS encoding ParA family protein → MTDTNTARITVANQKGGAGKTTDVIHTGGALAARGHDVLLVDIDYHGGLTCSLGYNDLYYDTDRTTLFDVLDFDQMESVNDIIVEHEEFDILPASEKLANNKNIQTLLEAPKSRERLEMTLDELEKDYDYIIVDTPPSLNVLTDNALVATGNVVIPVIPEKLNANSLQIFAKQLSSLEQAYGDINRLAIVCNRVEQNAEHRDTIEEIKSAYSLPVFEIPKRTDLSQSIGEGVSVFGFGKENQRVEDARDLFNEIADLFDETFDKTAPEEVEA, encoded by the coding sequence ATGACCGACACCAATACCGCACGAATCACGGTGGCGAATCAGAAAGGGGGCGCGGGGAAAACAACCGACGTCATTCATACTGGCGGCGCACTCGCCGCCCGAGGCCACGACGTCCTCCTGGTCGATATCGATTATCACGGCGGGCTCACCTGCTCGCTTGGCTACAACGACCTGTACTACGATACCGACCGTACGACGCTGTTCGACGTCCTTGACTTCGACCAGATGGAGTCGGTGAACGACATCATCGTCGAGCACGAGGAATTCGACATCCTTCCCGCCAGCGAGAAACTCGCGAACAACAAGAACATCCAGACGCTGCTTGAGGCGCCGAAGAGTCGCGAGCGGTTGGAGATGACACTCGACGAGCTCGAGAAGGACTACGACTACATCATCGTCGACACGCCGCCATCACTGAACGTCCTCACCGACAACGCCCTCGTCGCGACCGGCAACGTCGTCATCCCCGTCATTCCCGAGAAGCTCAACGCCAACAGCCTCCAGATTTTCGCAAAGCAGCTGAGCTCCCTCGAACAGGCGTACGGAGACATCAATCGGCTCGCAATTGTCTGTAACCGTGTCGAGCAGAACGCTGAACACCGCGACACCATCGAGGAGATCAAGTCGGCGTACTCCCTCCCGGTGTTCGAGATCCCGAAGCGGACCGACCTCTCCCAGTCGATCGGCGAGGGGGTGTCCGTCTTTGGCTTCGGCAAGGAGAACCAGCGCGTCGAGGATGCACGCGACCTGTTCAACGAGATTGCCGACCTGTTCGACGAGACGTTTGACAAGACTGCTCCTGAGGAGGTGGAAGCATGA